AGTCATACCTAGTTTGTAAACTGCAAATTTTGATTTACACTAGTTGTTTCAAAgataaaattgttaattaaaaaaaaagttacaccGTAAAATAATATAGACAGTAAAAGAAACTTTAATAGTAacttaagtatattaaaatcaaaaatgatATCTAATGTAATACTAGAATTATATAATGATgcaatattatcaaaatgttaCAGAATAAACGAGAATaagaagaataaattatttagatgtTTAATACAACAGTCTGTGAATATCTTAAGTCTATATTTTTACACGTCATAGACCTACCAAGAATGAAGAGAAAAAATAACCGTATTAGACAAAAATTCAAAGGATAATAATTAAGAATGACCCTTTTTGAATACGTACTTGCCTCTTGCGCCAGTTCATCTCGGATCTCATGCGAATCATATCAAAGGGGTGATAGATTATTTCAGTAGGTGATGGAAATATTCATcattgaatagaaatatttatatttaaaaagaagacttaaaaattgcattttaaTCAATTTCTTTTTACTTAAATCTCTATTTACATTAGAACTTCAACGGTCATACTTTGTATTTCGTTCGAGAGTCCTAGCTTACAAAATTAATAAGGTACCTGTTAGGCAAATGAAGTGGTccgaaatattttcaaatacgaCAGTTATACATCACTGCACGGAATTAAATAAAGCTAAAAATTGCCATTGAAAAACATGCTTATGACAGTCGGCTATTATCAATGGCATGCCCCAATACTTTCACGCGTAAGCACTCAGCACCCCCTCTGCGCATGCGCTGAAGTATATAAGCTGGCTCCCGCCCTCATTTCATACAGACGCAAGTTGCACTTAGACATAGCGAATCCTGGAGGACTAGAGTCTTCCATCAGCGCTataaacaaataactataacaAAACTTTTCTTCTTTTTCTCTGTGCTTCACttctaaaaacaaaaatgaaatccATGGTGAGTAATTCTACGCTTCAATCTCTTTTccataatttatttcttacttcTTCTCTTACTGTATTGTGATCTTTAAATAAGATATCAACAAACAATAGTCAAATTCGTTGATAATAAATCACTGCAAATATTAAGATTGAAATGATTAACGGCGCCAGTTCATTTATCATTCGTTATAATAACAGTATCGTTGTTATACAGAACAAGTAATGGTGTCTTGTTTTCAAACATGCCTTTGTCAGTACTAAGGTGTGATAGTTGACCTTCGACAACTATTGGATTTGCTGATCTGATTTTGCGTCGATTGACAAGTGGTTTTCACAATTGCCTACTTATAAATCGACTTTTCCTAACACGCTTCATACTAAATTCATTTAACAATCAAAATGATTTCAACAAACTTCTGTTTGTATATTCAATAGTGCAGCATACTTTATGTTGTACAATAATATGTTTCATACGCGATGTAAAACCTCTATATTTCACTAACAtcgttgtaattttaaattcgtTGCACACAATTGTTCAATGATCCGTGCCGTGAAAATTTTCATGATGTATCAAGGCGTGGTGTcgtaagttaaaataatatgaaacgcACACGCAGGTATTGCTCCAATTTTCTAACAATTATACGTTTATATCTGCTATCTCACTTACGCTAGGTCACGATTTATGAAATTTGTACAAATTCTTCGTAAGAAGTTTGTCTAATattcacataatttaaaaatttaattggcGCGTGAAATTATTGCATATACACGTTGTTTGTTAATCCATTTCAAGATATCTTATCTATGTTTTAATTAAGGTTAGATGTtgcttatttataaatttagcgTCATGGTAAGCTCAATTTATGTATGCATTAGACACATTAcgaaattgtattaatattagatAGGTACATAGAATATGACATTTGCAAATAGTATTCTGAAAGCGTATTACTCAATGATATTACAATATCTTACTTGAGTGTAATGTACGAAATAGTCGATTgcattatttaatgaaattatgtCGATACTTACCatattaaaaactatataataGTAGACAAAATCCTCATGATCATTGCCAAATTCACAACTAACAACCGGCATTCAATTgtcaagtttattttaaattgaaagtaGAGTGACGTATGTATGTAGACTTTCCTGAAATCAAGGCTTATCTGCCCAAATATAGTAAAGGTAAAAACGTAATAAGCATAAATTAACTACAATGTCAACTgctgataaatatatatttaaagaatcCATGTTTTATACTTTGTTACAATCGATAGTGAGGAAAATTCCAAAATTACCATTTAAATGGTATTTCCAGAAAGAGAACGAGGCAAAATAGTGCATAGTGTAGTTTTTGTCATTATACCGAGCTTGTAAAACAAAATCcttatatataagaatatagTAATAATCAGTAATATTCATCTCAGAATGGCGGCGCCTGGGGCGCCTACGCAATCGATAAGATCAACGTGAATCAAATGTTTAATAGAACTCATTTAGATAATAGCTAAAATATACGCTTTATCATGATTGCAACCTAAGggttattcaaataaaaatcgaATGAGACTTATATTTTCGTCGATGAAAACCAACTTCATTCGCAGAAAAGACATTGTTATCAATGAGACAGAATATATCTTGCCTTTTTTACGTTTTACGGCAAACCTAATTAAAACGTTTACATGTATCGAAAAAAAGCTTAATCtgatgcttattattattatgattatagtTTTATATAGATTTGAGTCATTTCGtagtttaagggtaaattttaaaatacccTCAAAAGATAAACTTTGCATCGAGACGTTTTAAATTTCCAAGAACGGCTTGTCCTACAAAATCTGTATTTAGGATTATTATTTTCTGATTACTAGCCGCCTACTGGTATTAAGAGATTAAATCCAATATAACAACATCCGGTGCAacaatttaaatactttatttatccATTAGCATATTTCGCATAAGACCTAAAAGGCACTTGATTTAAATacgaaatataaaatgtattcttGAATTTAGTCTTGCCTTATTTTTATATGTCTCTCGCtctatatttttagttttattgacttgttgaatatttttctaagtcaattacataattattaaccGCTAGATTTCTctctgtataaatatatatttatttaattcggaGAGTCTTGaagctaaatataatattttactaatttaacTTTAGTTATGTAAAATAAAGTTGTTAAAATTTCGTAGGctatttttaaaacttcatGTCTTCCAAGATATGCTCTTAATATCTCTGAATATCTTCAGGAAGTAAAAGCAATAATAGCCACGGTAATATCGATGATAAAAATGGAACGCGGTAAAGACATAAATAGGGCACATAAAAAAGGGCAGGCAAATGTCAATTTAATACACGAGGGTAACCAGTTACCAGTTAATGAATGTTTGTGGGCTGCTCCGGATTGCTGGCTTCCTGCTTACTGGCCTTCAACTAGCCTTCAAACCTTGCCATTCACTTGGTACTTACTTTTAATAATCACGAACAAATGAAAGCGTAGGTTCAAATAACTCACAGGTGTCCAATAACAGTGCGCGCCTAAATGGACGCTTTAAATATCTCAGCCATTTTTTGTTATCCAACTACAGATGATAACTGATCTCGGCTCGAAGCAATACAGATTCACtttccatatatttttataaatcgtGACTTTAGAAACAATTGGATCAAATAGTAAGATTTTTTGCGTTAGTCAATTTCGATTTCATACTTATCAGATAACATGCACATAGCTGTCTTAATttgtataaacaaaacaaataacatgATTGAAATtcgtttaaattcaaataacaaTTAACGCTACAGAGGCAcctggtttttttttatttcacatcataatattattgtaaatgttgcgCATGCCAGAAATTTCGCCATTcaacagtaaaaatataaacCAAGGGCAAGAAATATCATGAAAGCTAACAAAGATAGTgataatatctattattttgcaACATGACGTGCTTttagaatataaaatttattatccacAGAATGTATACAGTTGAATTTAATGCAACCTCATTGTTCTATTTGTTATGAATGCTATGTGAACTAACTTGACAGTATTAGTGAgaaatttttgtttctttaaaacATGTACGAGATGTTAGCACTAGTAATAACTAAACAATGCCAAATTAAACCTAAAGGCATAGTTTCCACGCTCCCTTTTAGTACAATATATGGAAGCTAAATAATGTCAAAGTTAATGAAATCAATAATGAGATTATTAGGAGCAACGCGTCTTAACAACATTATAATGAAGTCTTCAATGTAAGACGCCTGGCATGACTGACCACAGAGTGTAAAGCCATGACATAATTACGTGATACTGAACTAACATTCGCCACAAATTCCATAGTAATCTCATAAGCTACGTATTTTATTACGCACCAGTTAATTCATTGACATTTTACGCGATCTTTAACatgataattaatatcaaatgcAACAAAATTATGACCAACCTTTGCCACAAGACTTTTCCGATTATCTTTtgattataatcttaatatcaATAGCGAATTTTACAATAGATTCATTCACACCTCTACGATAAATGATCTAAATACCGAAATAAGtaattattcgtaaataatttcGAATGTACTCAGCAACTATTAATTACCATTCGACTGTTCAATATAATTACAACCATTAAATGTAAACATTAACAAAACTTAACTAGGACATACtaagaaataaacaaactaTACAAGTACTAAGAACTAGTTTGGGTAGGTTCCGTAGTTAACGTCAATCAACATTTAATTGTTGATTATTGGTTTGCAATTCTTTCAGTTGAGCTACTCCTTAGTATAAGATTAGAAGTTGCTCCAGTTCAAATacttttcatatatttattctttttatatatatttttttcaaatatggaATACAGTGTGTTATTTGTCAACAGATTGTTGTATGTTTGGCGTTGGCGTGCGGAGCTCATGCTTCCGGTTGGGCCGGTCCCCCCGCCAACATCGCTCTCTCCCAAGACGGACGGAATATCTTAGATACACCGGAAGTCGCCCAGGCTCGGGCAGCCCATCTCTCCGCGTTACAACAGGCAGCACAAAACAACAACAACCCCCAGGACGATGGCTCATACGACCCCCGTTGGGACAACGAAGAGTACTGGCAACAATCTGAGGGAAAATGGAACGGTGCTCCCGCTAACCAGTGGAACGGTGCTCCAGCCAACCAGTGGAACGGTGCTCAAGCCAACCAGTGGAACGGCGCCCCCTCTCACCAGTGGAACTCCGCACCTGCTGCCCCCGCGTGGAACGCTGGTGCCCCCGCCCCAGTCGCCGAAACACCTGAAGTAGCTCAAGCCCGCGCCGCTCACCTGGCCGCTCTCAACGCTGCCAAGCCCGCACAAAACCAGTGGAACGCCCCCGCTCACAACCAATGGGACTCTCCAGCTCAAAACCAATGGAACGCCCCAGCTCAAAACCAATGGAACGGTGCTCCTTCATGGCAAGGACCTCCCGCTAACATCAAGCTGGCCCAGAACGGAGCTGGTATCTTAGAGACCCCTGAGGTGGCCGCCGCTCGTGCCGCTCACTTAGCTGCCCACGCGCAGGTCGCTCACAACGCTCCCGCCCCTCACCAACAACAACAGCGCTGGTGAAAACCTTCATCCTTCCTCGGGTATCAACGCCTCTAGCGCGATAACTGCGGTCCCGGTGACCCCCAACACTTAACGCCCTGGAGTGAGGTCACGATGCCTCCATTCTCCTTCGATCTCCTCTTCGTTCTTCTTCTAGAATCTAGATCTTCAAAGTGCAAGTGCGTCAGCCTATTCTTTCCTATGACTTTCAGTTGCTATTTATAGAAATTCTTTTCAACGGACttattgtacataatattataaataattgtatgtatGCGTATGTAATAAAACGATTTTTCCACGTGGAAACGTTACTCAAAATCTCTGCTTGTTTTGTTTTCACCTAAAAAACCTAGACGGAACAAATACATTTGTAATTGTATGATACAAATACCCAGTTCATTTGAATAAAAGCAAATGTATTGTAATTAAGATTGCAGTGATAGATTGActaatgaaagtacaatataaAATTGACAAATTGGAGGCATTTCCTGGAGGTGGACATGCAAATACACTGAAAGAATATTGTGATTG
The genomic region above belongs to Leptidea sinapis chromosome 31, ilLepSina1.1, whole genome shotgun sequence and contains:
- the LOC126974048 gene encoding pupal cuticle protein-like, producing MKSMIVVCLALACGAHASGWAGPPANIALSQDGRNILDTPEVAQARAAHLSALQQAAQNNNNPQDDGSYDPRWDNEEYWQQSEGKWNGAPANQWNGAPANQWNGAQANQWNGAPSHQWNSAPAAPAWNAGAPAPVAETPEVAQARAAHLAALNAAKPAQNQWNAPAHNQWDSPAQNQWNAPAQNQWNGAPSWQGPPANIKLAQNGAGILETPEVAAARAAHLAAHAQVAHNAPAPHQQQQRW